Genomic DNA from Sphingobium sp. V4:
CGCGCGTCAGGTGCGGGCGCTGACCGGTTTCGACCGGGTGATGGTCTATCGCTTCGCCGACGGCGGCGACGGCGAGGTCGTCGCCGAAGCGCTCAAGCCCGGCGTCGACAGCTTCCTCGGCCTCCACTATCCGGCGTCCGACATTCCGGTCCAGGCACGCGCGCTCTATCTGCGCAACATCTTCCGCATCATCGCCGACGTGCACGCGGAGCCGGTGCCGGTCGTGCCCGCGCTGGACCCGACCGGGGCGGCGCTCGACATGTCGCTGTGCCTAACGCGAGCGGTGTCGCCGATCCATATCGAATATCTCGGCAATATGGGCGTGGGCGCGTCGCTCTCCATCTCGATCATCGTCGACGGCAGGCTGTGGGGGCTGTTCGCCTGCCATCATTACAGCCCGCGCCTGCCGACATTCGCGCAGCGCAGCGCGGCCGAACTGTTCGGCCAGATCTTCTCGATGATGCTCGAAAGCCGCGAGCGCGCCGAAACCGCCACCTATGAGGGCAAGGCGCGGCAGGTCGCCGACCGGCTGCTGGCGGCGGTGGCGCAGGATCATGACCTGCTGTCCAATGCGCGCTGGCTGGGCGACATCATCTTCGACACGATTCCCGCCGATGGCGTCGGCGTTTATATCGACGGGCAGATGACCTTTTCGGGCCTGACGCCCGACGAGCCTGCCTTCGTCGCGATCGTGCAGATGCTGAACCGGGTCGCCGCCAGCCAGGTCTATACGACCGACAGCCTGACCCGCGTCCTGCCCGAAGCGGCGGTCCATGCCGATCGCGCCGCCGGCATCCTCGCCATTCCGTTGTCGCGCCGGCCGCGCGACTATGTCGTGCTGTTCCGCGCCGAACAGTTGCGATCGGTGCGCTGGGCGGGCAAGCAGGACAAGCATATCGAATATGGCCCGAACGGCCCGCGCCTCACTCCGCGCAAGAGTTTCGAACAATGGTCGCAACTGGTGCAGGGCGTGGCGCTGCCTTTCACACCGGCCGAACTGCGCGTTGCCGAAGCGCTGCGTACCGCGTTGCTGGAGGTGATCCTGCGCCTGTCGGACTCCGCCGATGCCGAACGGCAGCGCGCGCATGAGAAGCAGGAACTGCTGATCGCCGAACTCAACCACCGGGTCCGCAATATCCTCTCGCTGATCCGCGGCCTGCTGTCTCAGACCCGCGACAGCGCCGGATCGGTGGAGGAATTTATCGCCACGCTGGAAAGTCGCGTCCATGCGCTGGCGCGTGCACATGACCAGATCACCGCCGATCGATGGAGCCCGGCACGGCTCTACGACCTGATCGAGGTGGAGGCGGGCGCCTATCTCGGCGAACGCAGCGACCGGGTGCGGCTGACCGGCCCCAATGTGCTGCTGACGCCCGGCTGCTTTACCGTGCTGGCGCTGGTCATCCATGAAATGCTGACCAACGCCGCCAAATATGGCGCGCTGTCGGACAATGGATCGGTGTCGATCGATTGGCGCGTGGACCAGGATGGCAGCCTGCTGATCGACTGGGTCGAAAGCGGCGGCCCGCCGGTGGTCGCGCCGACGCGTCGCGGCTTCGGTTCCACCGTGATCGAACGCTCGATCCCCTATGATCTGGGCGGTCATGCGGAGATCCATTATCGGCTGGCCGGGATCGAGGCGCAATTCTGCGTGCCGTCGCGCCATGTCGTTTCGGTCCTGCCCGACGGCATCGGGCGGGAGCGTGCAAAGCCCGCGGCGCCGGCGACGCCCAGCCTGCTCAAGGGCCGCCACGTCCTGCTGGTCGAGGA
This window encodes:
- a CDS encoding HWE histidine kinase domain-containing protein; its protein translation is MADGRDPGAIDFAVDLTNCDREPIHVLGKVQPFGFLIALTADWLVSRVSANSAAFIGLAPDDLLGRPISAIFSGDAIHALRNRITLLRGPDSVERVFSLALMDGGTAFDVAVHFSGPLVVIEAEPASHDEMEASSTVRSMVARLGQADGMTAFLRDGARQVRALTGFDRVMVYRFADGGDGEVVAEALKPGVDSFLGLHYPASDIPVQARALYLRNIFRIIADVHAEPVPVVPALDPTGAALDMSLCLTRAVSPIHIEYLGNMGVGASLSISIIVDGRLWGLFACHHYSPRLPTFAQRSAAELFGQIFSMMLESRERAETATYEGKARQVADRLLAAVAQDHDLLSNARWLGDIIFDTIPADGVGVYIDGQMTFSGLTPDEPAFVAIVQMLNRVAASQVYTTDSLTRVLPEAAVHADRAAGILAIPLSRRPRDYVVLFRAEQLRSVRWAGKQDKHIEYGPNGPRLTPRKSFEQWSQLVQGVALPFTPAELRVAEALRTALLEVILRLSDSADAERQRAHEKQELLIAELNHRVRNILSLIRGLLSQTRDSAGSVEEFIATLESRVHALARAHDQITADRWSPARLYDLIEVEAGAYLGERSDRVRLTGPNVLLTPGCFTVLALVIHEMLTNAAKYGALSDNGSVSIDWRVDQDGSLLIDWVESGGPPVVAPTRRGFGSTVIERSIPYDLGGHAEIHYRLAGIEAQFCVPSRHVVSVLPDGIGRERAKPAAPATPSLLKGRHVLLVEDNMIIAMDGEDALRDLGAEVMTAASVGRAREAIATQPVDLAVLDFNLGHETSLPVADLLAERGIPFLFATGYGDGLELPVRFQSMTLVKKPYSGATLAQALGPVMDAQG